From the Leguminivora glycinivorella isolate SPB_JAAS2020 chromosome 15, LegGlyc_1.1, whole genome shotgun sequence genome, one window contains:
- the LOC125233894 gene encoding LOW QUALITY PROTEIN: chromatin assembly factor 1 subunit A-like (The sequence of the model RefSeq protein was modified relative to this genomic sequence to represent the inferred CDS: inserted 1 base in 1 codon) — MKTNKAVENVEITPSKKKLTQARLPFKLISEDASTPVAPPTRKRKLSADATEQAPKGKICKENNEIDDLVVISDDDSKDNQKLEKEAKAMNPFVKLVDTAWKKKLQKAKTPKKRKSKKSIPKQNESTENKIETEQGDVEDVEMIDVDTENQEKAGNKQKCPKASPKSKKTELEKENEASNDNKTDVVELEDSNDCSDVQKLNENEKKSDTATEDKETAPVTPRTTRKSKSDTGKEKSTESEPAPKTPVRNAKDSKDKANTSLPSKLNESVSSPVTPKRNSRSSSVTTSLNDSVSESASTPSANLTPKQLQKKLESAKKREEREKEKQEREKKRQEEKEERARQRQEKEDAKKREREEKEEQKRKEREEKEKQKELEKKREEKEEQRRKEKEEKEEQKRKEKEAKEEEKRKKQEALELEKQEQELKKKKAAEAFVNFFVPKQKEKETKAVVSQNSILSSFTIKADMRLAPLIRVELSDAQRKDMEKLMGDQKVGEKDLYLKNLKKEGVKIGCSGKTWPLTDKEDDDVMIVEDELPPIEGADEVXACEPATREKLRPKLFSFHENKRPPYWGTWRKKSAFVTARRPFGQEKQLDYDVDSDEDWEEEQEGESLDGSVAGDEDEPDDDYEVDNEVFVPHGYLSDEEATMDEEEDKDNVLSLSPETQKARLKNLEDEFETEMKKPTEKLKPRLYGLIWETKDGGKPEKCIDALWNYFGKLSMIMDDSAIDSLLQPPSEPQEPEKKKIKKKKLAEGEQQSPKSDKKKKAKPENKETKKAKPEPKQETKKNQPGINSFLTKLKST; from the exons ATGAAAACGAACAAAGCGGTTGAGAATGTGGAGATCACCCCGTCTAAAAAGAAACTGACACAGGCTCGCTTGCCTTTCAAGCTTATTAGCGAAGATGCTTCGACACCGGTGGCTCCTCCAACGAGGAAGAGAAAACTCTCGGCAGACGCAACGGAACAAGCCCCTAAGGGTAAGATCTGCAAGGAAAATAACGAAATTGACGACTTGGTAGTAATTAGTGATGACGACTCTAAAGACAACCAGAAACTTGAAAAGGAGGCGAAGGCGATGAATCCATTCGTCAAGCTCGTCGATACTGCATGGAAAAAGAAGTTACAGAAAGCCAAGACTCCCAAGAAACGTAAAAGTAAGAAAAGCATTCCAAAACAGAATGAATCTACTGAAAACAAAATTGAAACGGAACAAGGTGATGTCGAGGATGTAGAAATGATTGACGTGGACACGGAGAACCAGGAGAAAGCTGGAAATAAACAGAAGTGTCCTAAAGCCAGCCCGAAATCTAAAAAAACTGAATTAGAGAAAGAAAATGAAGCTTCTAATGATAATAAGACTGATGTTGTTGAGCTTGAGGACTCAAATGACTGTTCTGACGTTCAAAaactaaatgaaaatgaaaaaaaatcagataCTGCTACTGAAGACAAAGAAACGGCTCCAGTAACTCCTAGAACTACAAGAAAATCAAAGTCCGACACAGGTAAAGAAAAGTCAACTGAATCCGAGCCAGCTCCAAAGACTCCAGTTCGCAATGCAAAGGATAGTAAAGACAAGGCCAACACCTCATTACCAAGCAAGTTGAATGAGTCGGTCTCCAGCCCAGTGACCCCAAAACGGAACAGTAGGAGTTCTTCTGTCACAACCAGCCTCAATGATTCAGTTAGCGAGTCAGCCAGCACACCTTCGGCCAACTTAACTCCAAAacag TTGCAAAAGAAATTAGAGTCTGCTAAGAAGCGAGAAGAGCGGGAGAAAGAAAAGCAGGAGCGTGAAAAGAAGCGCCAAGAAGAGAAAGAAGAACGGGCCAGACAGAGACAGGAGAAGGAAGATGCCAAGAAGAGAGAAAGGGAGGAGAAAGAAGAGCAGAAACGAAAGGAACGGGAAGAAAAGGAGAAACAGAAGGAGCTAGAAAAGA AGCGGGAAGAAAAAGAAGAACAAAGACGCAAAGAGAAGGAAGAAAAAGAGGAACAGAAACGCAAAGAAAAAGAGGCCAAGGAAGAAGAAAAACGCAAAAAACAGGAAGCTCTAGAACTTGAGAAGCAAGAACAGGAATTAAAGAAGAAGAAAGCGGCAGAAGCTTTTGTTAACTTCTTTGTGCCAAAACAGAAGGAAAAAGAAACTAAAGCTGTAGTTAGCCAGAACAGTATTTTGTCTAGTTTTACTATAAAAGCTGATATGAGGTTGGCTCCGTTGATTAGAGTAGAACTCTCTGATGCACAGAGGAAAGATATGGAGAAGTTGATGGGCGATCAGAAGGTGGGTGAGAAGGATCTTTATTTGAAGAATTTGAAGAAGGAAGGTGTCAAAATAGGGTGCAGCGGGAAGACTTGGCCGCTGACTgataaggaggatgatgatgttatGATTGTTG AGGACGAGTTACCACCAATAGAGGGCGCTGATGAAG TAGCGTGCGAGCCAGCCACGCGGGAGAAGCTGCGTCCCAAGCTATTCAGTTTCCACGAGAACAAGCGACCGCCATACTGGGGCACTTGGAGGAAGAAGAGCGCCTTCGTCACAGCCAGGAGACCTTTCGGACAGGAG AAACAATTAGACTACGATGTTGACAGCGACGAGGATTGGGAGGAAGAGCAAGAAGGAGAGAGCCTCGACGGCAGCGTGGCCGGGGACGAAGACGAGCCTGATGACGACTACGAGGTGGACAATGAGGTGTTCGTGCCCCATGGATACCTCAGCGACGAG gaAGCAACGATGGACGAGGAAGAAGACAAAGACAACGTCCTGTCCCTTTCCCCCGAAACGCAAAAGGCGCGCCTCAAAAACCTAGAAGACGAATTCGAGACCGAAATGAAAAAACCGACCGAAAAACTCAAACCCAGACTCTATGGTCTGATATGGGAGACTAAAGATGGCGGCAAACCGGAAAAATGTATCGACGCTCTATGGAATTACTTCGGAAAATTGTCTATGATCATGGATGACTCGGCCATAGACAGTTTATTACAACCTCCGTCAGAGCCCCAAGAAccagaaaagaaaaaaattaaaaagaagaAATTAGCCGAAGGGGAACAACAGAGCCCTAAAagtgataaaaagaaaaaggcTAAACCAGAAAATAAAGAAACTAAGAAAGCTAAGCCTGAGCCGAAACAGGAAACTAAGAAGAATCAGCCCGGTATTAACTCGTttttaactaaactaaaatcaACGTAA